A single Methanobacterium sp. DNA region contains:
- a CDS encoding MoxR family ATPase, which yields MKKEHIDKEELEQALIEANYIPDDNILITLFLSLQLGKPILVEGPPGTGKTELSKSVSRALKRDFFRVQCYEGITFEQMVGEWNYQKQLLHLEMSRLKETKIANNTDTDVFSEKFFIKRPLLQAFINPSPAVMLIDELDKADEEVESFLLQALGEKEITVNDLGTFKLKNDLLVVLTSNSQRMLLDETRDRCLFLYIDYPTLEREIEIVKSLLPEAPHLLVEKVVGFIQKIRKLDLLKKPSIRATVDWIRTLIATGDMEASDESLKRTVQVVLKSEEDRNKVQSTIFKSSK from the coding sequence ATTAAAAAAGAACACATCGATAAAGAAGAACTAGAACAAGCCTTAATTGAAGCAAATTACATCCCAGATGATAATATATTAATAACCCTTTTTTTATCACTTCAACTGGGAAAACCCATCTTGGTTGAGGGACCACCTGGAACAGGGAAAACAGAACTATCTAAATCTGTTTCCCGAGCGTTGAAGAGGGATTTTTTCCGTGTGCAATGCTATGAAGGAATTACCTTCGAGCAAATGGTGGGTGAATGGAATTACCAGAAACAATTATTGCATTTGGAGATGTCCCGCCTCAAAGAAACAAAAATAGCTAATAACACTGATACTGATGTTTTCAGTGAAAAATTTTTTATAAAAAGACCATTACTCCAAGCGTTCATTAACCCTTCCCCAGCAGTAATGCTTATTGATGAACTTGACAAGGCGGATGAAGAAGTGGAAAGCTTCCTTCTCCAAGCGTTAGGAGAAAAAGAAATAACTGTCAATGACCTTGGAACTTTCAAGCTAAAAAATGACTTACTAGTAGTTTTAACCTCAAATTCTCAGAGGATGCTCCTTGATGAAACTAGAGATCGGTGTCTTTTCCTTTATATTGATTATCCAACACTTGAAAGAGAAATTGAAATTGTGAAATCACTGCTTCCTGAGGCACCTCATCTCTTAGTTGAGAAGGTGGTGGGATTTATACAGAAAATCAGAAAACTTGATCTTCTAAAAAAACCATCTATCAGGGCAACGGTTGACTGGATTAGAACTCTTATAGCCACTGGAGATATGGAAGCTAGCGATGAATCGCTTAAAAGAACAGTTCAAGTGGTCTTAAAGTCTGAAGAAGATCGTAACAAAGTCCAATCCACAATATTCAAATCATCCAAATAA
- a CDS encoding M48 family metalloprotease: MLPKYYTITTELSDIHLEEALNFIEEYFLKPQGKYYHNTKKTFKNSVAHLNFTAINETEKWEVLVEVQATNPFKVKMTPVNCPHNINITKKMDLIKEKLLITVQFYEDTIRQATLYFAWVEGEKIIPESPPTRRKKFSFRIFGSNMILIYILFFAVNITLFLSLGIVMGIIGILTIQLVIMLFSDQILLGTSDWKITPENPRVHILEYQLPLEEFLKFQEKFGKDMIIKMKEKIYKKSLAVGREPTCELGEDVFAEYGFKCNAKIRVSKVVDVYSIVKEASNKFNIKMPKVALSNTMIANAAATGPSPNRGLVLITTGLLVQLEENEILSVIGHEMGHLSGRDPFILFSIISLEFILRFTILYPIVVLSPLVYLILVMGLIFFIAKFFETRADLLSAMKIGEPHVLAEALRKIGYNRLLAERIAPTRFPKWINFDPHPPIYFRIDRLEKMKTPIKVKNPLLRSVKDVFQGFKRSLKINKP; encoded by the coding sequence ATGTTACCAAAATATTACACCATAACCACTGAGCTTTCAGATATACATTTGGAGGAAGCTTTAAATTTTATTGAAGAATATTTCCTTAAGCCTCAAGGAAAATACTATCATAATACTAAAAAGACCTTTAAAAATAGTGTGGCACATCTTAATTTCACAGCAATAAATGAAACAGAGAAATGGGAAGTTTTGGTGGAAGTTCAAGCAACAAACCCCTTCAAAGTGAAGATGACACCTGTTAATTGTCCCCATAATATCAATATCACCAAAAAGATGGACTTAATTAAAGAAAAACTCCTCATTACTGTACAATTTTACGAAGACACAATACGCCAAGCCACACTTTACTTTGCTTGGGTTGAAGGGGAAAAAATCATCCCAGAATCACCTCCAACTCGTAGGAAAAAATTTTCATTTCGTATTTTTGGAAGTAACATGATCTTGATCTACATCCTATTTTTCGCGGTTAACATTACACTATTTCTTTCATTAGGAATTGTAATGGGTATTATTGGGATATTAACCATTCAATTAGTTATTATGCTCTTTTCAGACCAGATTTTGTTAGGTACTAGTGATTGGAAGATCACCCCTGAAAACCCCCGGGTTCATATCTTGGAGTACCAACTCCCATTGGAAGAATTTCTTAAATTTCAGGAAAAATTTGGTAAAGATATGATCATTAAGATGAAAGAAAAAATTTACAAAAAAAGCCTTGCTGTGGGCCGGGAACCTACTTGTGAGCTAGGTGAAGATGTTTTCGCAGAATATGGTTTCAAATGCAATGCAAAAATTCGTGTTTCCAAAGTTGTTGATGTTTACAGCATAGTTAAGGAAGCTTCTAACAAATTCAATATTAAGATGCCTAAAGTTGCATTAAGTAATACAATGATTGCCAATGCCGCTGCAACTGGTCCCAGCCCCAACAGGGGTTTGGTGCTTATCACCACCGGGCTTTTAGTTCAGTTGGAAGAAAATGAAATATTGTCAGTTATTGGTCATGAAATGGGCCACTTATCAGGAAGAGATCCTTTCATACTTTTCAGCATCATTTCATTGGAATTCATACTCCGATTTACCATCCTATATCCGATTGTAGTCTTATCTCCTTTGGTATATCTGATTTTGGTAATGGGGCTTATATTTTTCATAGCCAAATTCTTTGAAACCAGGGCAGATCTTCTATCGGCCATGAAAATTGGCGAACCCCATGTTCTGGCCGAGGCACTGCGAAAAATTGGTTATAACCGCCTCCTGGCTGAAAGGATTGCACCAACCCGCTTCCCTAAGTGGATAAATTTCGATCCTCACCCTCCAATATACTTCCGAATCGATCGTCTGGAAAAAATGAAAACTCCCATAAAAGTAAAAAATCCCCTCTTAAGATCAGTTAAAGATGTTTTTCAAGGGTTTAAACGTTCACTAAAAATTAATAAGCCTTAA
- the nucS gene encoding endonuclease NucS: MKLVEEKNPDTERVLEILTEGLSKRAFITILASCRVYYDGRATSRLELGDRVIIIKSDGSFIIHQDRNLEPVNWQPPKTKVTARIHQGMVKVRGVRRTPSESLEVEILQTHMISYFIGEDSESLQLAGYEADMGDLIFKDPEVIEKGFRPTSREYHTPQGFIDILGKDLDGNITILELKSRKAGTNAVKQLRRYVDCFCDHKEKVRGLLIAPSITDDAMELLEEQGMEFKALEPPRELGNQKIVTLENFLGHSSS, from the coding sequence ATGAAATTAGTTGAAGAAAAAAATCCAGATACCGAACGGGTATTGGAAATTTTAACGGAAGGATTATCAAAAAGGGCTTTTATAACAATTCTGGCGTCTTGTCGGGTTTATTATGATGGTAGAGCAACCAGTCGTCTGGAATTAGGAGATAGAGTTATCATAATAAAATCTGATGGATCTTTTATCATCCACCAGGATCGCAACCTGGAACCAGTAAACTGGCAACCACCTAAGACTAAGGTCACTGCTAGAATTCATCAAGGAATGGTTAAAGTAAGAGGAGTAAGGAGAACCCCCTCTGAATCATTGGAAGTGGAAATACTACAAACTCATATGATTTCTTATTTCATAGGAGAAGATTCAGAAAGTCTCCAACTGGCAGGTTATGAGGCAGATATGGGAGATCTCATATTCAAGGATCCGGAGGTTATTGAAAAAGGGTTCAGACCAACATCAAGGGAATACCATACACCTCAAGGATTCATTGATATATTAGGCAAAGACCTAGATGGAAATATCACAATTTTAGAGTTAAAAAGCAGAAAAGCAGGTACTAACGCTGTTAAACAGTTAAGACGCTATGTAGACTGTTTCTGTGACCACAAAGAAAAGGTAAGGGGATTATTAATTGCACCTTCAATCACTGATGATGCAATGGAGTTATTGGAAGAACAGGGAATGGAGTTTAAGGCTCTTGAACCTCCCAGGGAATTAGGAAATCAGAAAATTGTCACACTGGAAAACTTTCTAGGCCACAGTAGTTCATGA
- a CDS encoding VWA domain-containing protein, translated as MDKIVNFSGLLRKNGIPVSIRSTCTSQQVLELIGEKDPHFKDALASVYIKENKDRNTFNRLYDEFFQDHPDNDGNETDNEESSKTSTKSVWSAKSQKKWKISFQEDESDYKAHEIKSDEINYHPPLDDYSKTPNEAELLSRDINTLNSFEPELFLLCQKMGKKIAMVRSRRQRQARIMRPDIRRTIRKNLQYGGALIDLVKSKPKIKKNHHFFLNDVSGSCDWISNWFFCLVYAAQNSFRRVRVFDYDNKSVETTVAMDEPNMMDAFIKVRDIRQKNLMIHGTSNMYQAFESFLDKVQLNHRTTLMILSDCRDWAGPKDDGKPRSAELIENMAIKCRKVMIFNPEDEKKWDVVDSCVSDYRDAGAEVHEVKNLNQLAIMVRDI; from the coding sequence ATGGACAAAATAGTCAACTTTTCCGGTTTATTACGCAAAAATGGGATCCCTGTAAGCATTAGAAGCACTTGCACCAGCCAACAAGTTCTAGAATTAATTGGTGAGAAGGATCCTCACTTTAAGGATGCTCTGGCTTCGGTGTATATCAAAGAAAACAAAGATAGAAACACCTTTAATCGTCTTTATGATGAATTTTTTCAGGACCATCCTGATAATGATGGAAATGAAACTGACAACGAGGAATCCTCAAAAACGTCAACCAAGAGTGTTTGGTCTGCAAAAAGCCAAAAAAAATGGAAAATTTCCTTCCAAGAAGATGAATCTGACTATAAAGCACACGAAATCAAGTCAGATGAGATCAACTACCATCCACCCCTTGACGATTATAGTAAAACTCCAAATGAGGCTGAACTTCTCTCCAGAGATATTAATACCTTAAATTCCTTCGAACCAGAACTTTTCCTATTATGCCAGAAGATGGGTAAAAAGATTGCCATGGTGCGCAGCAGACGCCAGAGACAGGCTCGCATCATGCGCCCTGATATACGCAGAACCATACGTAAGAATCTTCAATACGGTGGTGCTCTGATTGACTTGGTTAAAAGCAAACCAAAGATTAAAAAGAATCATCACTTTTTTTTAAACGATGTCAGTGGTTCCTGTGACTGGATCAGTAACTGGTTTTTCTGCTTGGTATACGCAGCTCAAAATTCTTTCAGAAGAGTGAGAGTTTTCGATTATGATAATAAATCAGTTGAAACAACTGTGGCTATGGATGAACCCAATATGATGGATGCTTTCATCAAAGTAAGAGATATAAGGCAGAAGAATTTGATGATCCATGGTACCAGTAACATGTACCAAGCTTTTGAATCCTTTTTAGATAAGGTACAGCTTAACCACCGAACCACTCTAATGATACTTTCGGATTGTCGGGATTGGGCTGGTCCTAAAGATGATGGGAAGCCCCGGAGTGCTGAGTTAATTGAAAACATGGCCATTAAATGCCGTAAGGTTATGATTTTCAATCCAGAGGATGAGAAAAAATGGGATGTTGTGGATAGTTGTGTTTCAGATTACCGGGATGCTGGGGCAGAGGTCCATGAAGTGAAAAATCTCAACCAATTGGCCATTATGGTGAGGGATATTTAA
- a CDS encoding cell surface protein, which yields MILFLNICCVSAAQWEVGVGQTYNNIQTAIDNVNTVDGDVINVHSGVYFEDVTVNKKLTLKAHSGDNVHLQPVNTGFTVVSGGSGSSIDGFHLDNSPQGTGINISANGCTVKNNNINGGSTGIRVYGANTTIFSNALSGQSKIGIMANLTGGFFDISKNSVTNIKGLGTLNGILISTNGSVTNVNIIKNTFSQINALGINSSVFVIQLGKSKGADGNPEVADIANLKVTKNLIIDINAASAIMGMEIVTSSVDALISENKISNLIGTLGSSVYALEAAIVGNGIVLVSKNNISGISASEQAVGIVTVALGDLVLMDNQVSNINKANASAGIIGLGLLNNAKLKNNIVFDITSPSIAAGIVGTAMSHLDVLFNDVKRVVGANDVSLVTAGFNTTTVQGNNIEGDGSGIGIVICSPNGMINYNRIVNYDFYIQNFLFSSFGPTIDEMLKPIDDAIKKNPELEPILKPIRDELDKLFHELENSKTTASFNWYGNNNPDSGKFFIGNGTLIYSPWLILTIKAIPSTIYQGQHSMITADVYTDVAGGYHRADADMYFSGSSVTFTTNLGSVGSKTVLVPWLKGLAKAILRADEGPGIATITASDYETVKCFVTILGASVTPTSLYTVPMQETGTPLEGLALALLILFNGFICTIKNNK from the coding sequence CTGATTTTATTTTTAAATATATGTTGTGTGTCAGCAGCCCAATGGGAAGTTGGAGTTGGACAGACCTATAATAACATTCAAACAGCTATTGATAATGTAAACACAGTTGACGGTGATGTTATCAATGTGCACAGTGGAGTTTATTTTGAAGATGTTACAGTAAATAAAAAACTCACCTTAAAAGCCCACTCTGGCGATAATGTTCATTTACAACCAGTTAATACTGGTTTTACTGTGGTATCCGGAGGTAGTGGAAGCTCCATTGACGGTTTTCACTTAGATAATAGTCCACAGGGAACTGGTATCAATATCAGTGCCAATGGCTGCACAGTTAAAAATAACAATATAAATGGGGGTTCAACTGGAATTAGAGTTTATGGTGCTAACACCACCATATTTAGCAATGCACTCTCCGGACAATCAAAAATAGGCATTATGGCAAATCTCACCGGAGGTTTCTTTGACATCTCTAAAAATAGCGTCACCAATATTAAAGGCTTGGGAACATTGAATGGTATCCTGATAAGTACTAATGGCAGCGTAACTAACGTTAATATCATTAAAAACACTTTTTCACAAATTAACGCATTGGGAATAAACAGTAGTGTCTTTGTAATTCAATTGGGAAAAAGTAAAGGTGCTGATGGTAATCCAGAAGTGGCTGATATCGCTAATTTAAAGGTTACTAAAAATTTAATTATTGATATCAATGCTGCTAGCGCTATTATGGGAATGGAAATAGTTACAAGTAGTGTAGATGCCCTAATTTCAGAAAATAAAATTTCTAATCTTATAGGAACTCTTGGCAGTTCGGTTTATGCGCTTGAAGCAGCAATAGTAGGTAATGGAATTGTTTTGGTTTCAAAAAATAATATATCGGGGATAAGTGCCAGTGAACAAGCTGTGGGAATTGTAACTGTTGCTTTAGGTGATTTAGTATTGATGGATAACCAAGTTTCAAATATTAACAAGGCTAATGCTAGTGCAGGAATCATAGGCCTTGGATTGCTTAATAATGCAAAACTGAAAAATAACATTGTCTTTGATATCACTTCCCCCAGTATAGCTGCTGGAATTGTAGGCACAGCAATGTCACATCTAGATGTTTTATTTAATGATGTGAAGAGAGTGGTTGGAGCTAATGATGTGTCACTGGTTACTGCTGGTTTTAACACCACAACTGTTCAGGGAAACAACATAGAAGGTGATGGATCTGGAATAGGCATTGTGATATGCTCCCCTAATGGAATGATTAATTATAATCGGATTGTAAATTATGATTTTTACATTCAAAACTTCCTATTCTCCTCCTTCGGACCAACTATAGATGAAATGCTCAAACCCATTGATGATGCCATTAAAAAGAACCCCGAATTGGAGCCAATTTTAAAACCCATCAGGGATGAACTAGATAAGCTTTTTCATGAACTCGAAAATAGCAAAACCACTGCAAGCTTCAACTGGTATGGGAATAATAACCCTGATTCTGGCAAATTTTTCATTGGAAATGGAACCCTAATTTATTCCCCGTGGCTTATTTTAACCATTAAAGCAATCCCCTCCACTATATATCAGGGTCAACATTCAATGATCACTGCCGATGTTTACACTGATGTAGCTGGTGGTTATCATCGAGCGGATGCAGATATGTACTTTAGTGGATCCTCGGTTACATTCACCACTAATTTAGGTAGTGTGGGAAGTAAAACTGTCCTTGTCCCATGGCTTAAAGGCCTTGCTAAAGCAATTTTAAGAGCGGATGAAGGCCCTGGCATTGCAACCATTACCGCATCAGATTATGAAACTGTTAAATGTTTTGTAACCATCCTTGGAGCGTCAGTCACCCCCACTTCACTTTATACAGTGCCAATGCAAGAAACTGGAACACCATTAGAAGGATTAGCACTAGCCCTTTTAATCTTATTTAACGGATTCATCTGCACTATAAAAAATAATAAATAA